The nucleotide window GGGTTCATTCAAGCTCTTATGTTTAGACTGCATGAATGCAGCATAAGAATGATTGCAGCAAGACATCCACAGGTAatttctacatttatttttgttagtttttttttttttttataccaaAAAAGTTATGTGCAACAAATAGAATTCGTACATATttacatgggttttttttacctgttAGCAAAATTGTATCCTAAACCTCCAGTAGAGAATCTCTCAGCCTATATTGAGAAAAGGAGCATCTGCCCAATGACTCCATTTTAAATGGGTGTTGGATTTGGAGTTGAAAGCACTGGGAATAAATAGTTGATGGAACATACTATACAGAACAAACACTTAATATTTAGGCCATGCTTAACACAGTTTTGTGGTAACAGAATACTTCATCTCTTTTCTGGAGCAGTTTAAACAACATTGGCAGAACAAAAGCCAATCTCTGACTTCAGCCCACATAAATTAGGAGCAGAACTGCCTGAAACACCTCACCAACCTCCTGGAACAAATGAGATtctacagcagcacaaaaatgcAAACTACAGCATCCAGAAACCTCCTCAGCAGAGATCTCAAAAGGTGCTCAGGAATGTTTCATTTGCCTCAGTGTCACAAATGTCACAAACTTCCAAGAATATTCATTTCCTCCACGAGACTCCAATGCTTTGTTGGCCATAAAGAGTAGCAAGTACCTCACACTAAGAGGATTTCAGGGATGTTTAATTCCTAAGCAGGTTTTGggatgagggtttttttggcctTTCCAATCCTCCCCTTGCTGTGGAacttccaactcaggatattccatgatcccaaaggaattctgggattctgagagaGCCAAAGAAGGGCAGGAAGAGCCCAAATTCAGAACCTCTGGATACTGTAAATTTTATCCCTTCCTTTCTCCTGAGTGATCTCTGTAACATCCCCCTGGCCCTTGCCAGCCCAAATATCATTCACCTGCCTTTACCCAGCTGCATCCTTGAACATTTTTAGGATTTGCCTTTGGATTTGTAAGGGTAAAACCAGTTTTGCCAGCATGTTTTGGCTGGGGCAGGCAGCGGGGGCACAGCTGAACTCCTGATTTCCATCACAACCCATTTTCCTGGAAGGAAGATGCTGTTTCTATCACTGGGAGCAGCAAGGAAAGAGTCAAAAGAACTGGAAGCAGAAAGGGCTGAATTTCTCCTGCTAAGATTATTCTGCCTTTTATCCAGGCCAACTGCATTTCTAAAGcacaagaaagagaagaaatcagGGCCCTTTCAGAAATCACTTCCAGTAAAAAGTAACTGCAAGGGAAGCACATGAGACCAGAGGTTCACAATTAAGGATCAGATTTGCAAAGGTCGTGCACAAAGTGTGGCTGCAAATTCTCCCAGAGCCCAAACTCCAGCTCCAATGAGCACACAAACAAGGACTGCAGACACCACTGCTGAAAATCTGGCCCTAAACATTTTTACTAAACAAACTGAATCAACAGACTATGCCCACACAAACAAGCACAAGACACAGTGAAGTTAACACCAATACTTTCAGCtgatggggattttttttcctctttttttttcccagaaattgGACCAAGTACTCATGGATTAGACTTGTCTCCATGGCTGCTTGCTCTGGCAGCACATGGTCACCTCTTCCTTGGGTGAATAAAAGATGCCTTTAGTGTAGATCACAGGAATGCATGGAAATAAAACCTATACAACACATTAAACACTGCTACTGCCTCAAGGCTTGGCACAGAACAAAGCCAAGCCTTGAGGGACCAATTCAACATCATTCATTCCCCTTAATATCAAAGTGGAAGGCATTTGAGAGACAGAACTAAACATCAAGACAAGCTTTAACTATACTCTGGTCAATACAAAACTCATTTAATGAATTGTTGGCTAAAACTGTCAGACGAGGGACAAGTCATTTAGTGTTACATGCAACAGATGTTACTCACACCACAGAACTCTGTACAGAAAAGCAGTTTCCACCTCCACCCTTGGTACAAACCAGAATTACTTCAGtagtaatttaaatataattttgtgaATTCAATCTCCAGACTTGTTTTGCCCTATGGAAACCCTGCTTGTTTCACAGTAGCTTATCCTTAGTGTTAAAATCCACTTACAATGGAAGTGTCTCTCTGACATTCATGTTTGAGAATGAAAATCTAAAAGGAGATAAATTAGTTCTTTAAATAAATGGGCATGCAGTTGGAATTCTTCACATTTTGAACTGACAAGggcaaaaagcagcacagcaccaaTTACAGAAAATAGCTGAACCCACACAATTTGGTGTCTCACAGTCAGAAACACAAGTATTTCACTTTTCCAAATCACACCAACCTTTGAAATTAAACTGACAACAATACTGCTACCACTTCTCAGTCTAAAAACTAAAAACAGATCTCTTAATACTCTTCTATCCCCAGCAGGTTTGCTGGgaattttgttcatttttaaagcaaggaCACTTCTGCCTGCCAAGTTCAACACAAAGTATTTGGTTTAAGATTTGAAGACAGAAGGCACTTTTAACATTCAGCCTTAGAATACTGAGTGCAGAAACAACGTGTACaattttgttcctttgtttAAATCtgcagtttaatattttttttcccaaatagtTCTTAGAAAGAGCAATGATAGCACTATAGcacatttcattttcaggaGCACATTGACTTACTTATCCCATTAAACAGGCTGCCCTTCCAAGAGAtcttctctgtgtgtgtttgtcagGCCTAAAGTTCATTTCCCAATATAGCACAAACCAAAGATCCTGACCAAGATCAATTAAGGAACTGCTTTTTCAGTGCACTGCTTGGTTATCCTGCTCACTCAGTGGTTTCCACTGCAAATTGCAATTCTATACTGCAGCATTCATAGAACATCAAACATTAGTAACACTGGCTGACTGAGCACAGCTTCCAATGAAACAGCTCTGCTTGAAATGGAGTCCTTTCAAAGAACACTTCATCCAGCCCCCAATCTGCAAATCAGCTTTTCATTGACCACATGAAGCTATTTTTGTTCTGTACAGAAATTAATGAGGTTGTCGTTTAATCAACATACTTCAGGTTTCAGctttaattccatttttgttactggagacaaaaaaaaaaaaaaaaaaaaggaaaaaaaaaaatcaagaaaacaagaagaaaaaaatggaaccAACCCCAAGCATCATTCTTGTGAAAGCACAACAGTGAGAGCAGCAACTCCATGTTCTTTAGAGGTCACTTCTTCCATCATGTCAGTCGACTCTGAGCTGAACCCTCTGACAGCTCCTAACCAAACCCATGGGACAGTGAGTTCTCCAGGGATTAAACCAAGAGttctaattttatttacagTATAAGTCCTAGTCAAATCTAAGTCcatcagctaaaaaaaaaaaaaagaaaaaaaaagaaaaaaagaaaaaagaaggaaaaaaaatacacatactGTAAACATGGCAACATTAAATATGGTGATGCTAGTCTAGAATATTTCATGTCATGATCACATCTTGTTATACCTGAATTTATATACAGGATATTTTCTAGCAAGTGTTACCCACTTCACAAGtggagggggaagaaagagagTCTAGGTTTTGCTGTGGCTAAAACTCCTTCAAAGTAAAGTTAAAGCTTGTCTTTGATTGTTACAGAGTTTCCTTTCATAACCGCATTGAAACTGAAGATTAGCACAGAGAAATTATCTGGGGCCCCTTGAAATTTATAATTCAAATTTTCCATTATGATTCTtggggggggaaagggaagaaaaaaagtgtctgatatggagaataaaaaaattactgcaaaatAAACTTAATGGAAGTTGGGTCTTCAGACTGTCAGTCAAAAGTTCCAGCAGGGGTTATTCCTGTTTGGGTTGGAGTTGCCTCTTCCAGGCCTCGTTCAAATAAACTAGTCGTTTGTAGTTGATGATAAAGAGAATGAAGTTCAGCAAATATGTGAGCACGCAGACAATGCAAAATTCCTTCAGCACGAAGTACAGAATGTATGCCAAGTACAGGGACCCTACTACAGACACTATGGAGGATGTCATGAGGATCAGAGCTGCTACTGCACTCGCTGTCATACCTGCAACAAGAGAGACAAAGTTACTCAGCCCTCTCCACACAGAGCAAAGTCAATTCAAACTCAGCCACTCAGCAACAGTTACACACAATTCTGGTTAAAACACCACCCTTGGGAAGGGGGTATTTGGAGGAGCTCTGTCTGACATCCCTGTGATAAGGAATTGTAGGATTAACCATCCTCATATTCTGAGTTAGAGGAAAATTAGTGGTCAAGTTATTTCTGTTAGGATTAACAGCTTTATAGCAAACCTAGAGTTACCAAGAAATAGATATAATTATATTTCATGCACCTTTTTGCCTGCTCTCTCCATTACTCCTTGCCCATTCCATTTTTATTCCCTCTCTTTTCCACCATGCAATCCAATGCCAAATATACTGGAGTGAAAATACCAGCACAGAAACTGTCTTCACACTTGGATTATTAATAGCATATCAGGAGAAAATCCAATTACTCTTGTTATCAGCTGGGTTTTTAAGCCCTTTGGACAGATGCATCATTAGAGTGatgctaaaaaaaaccccaagataTAAAAATCAGAAGCATTTATCTGGTTTCCTGCAGATAGTGCAATGGATATTGCTCTCCTTCAtctccacagccctgctttATACTGCAGGCTCTGAAGGGAATGAATACTTACCCAGTAGCATTTGTAGTATATAAAACACCAGGCCAAAAACACTGTTTGACTGATTTATTGCACTGTCCTTTCCAAAGATGGAACCCAAGAGACCGAATCCTCGACCCCATCTGTAAAACAGGGAAACTAATTAACTCTTACTTGGCCACCTACTgctttccagcagcattttcagggctgttggggaaagaaaaggacatGATTGTGCCATGACTGATGTGGAGTTCTCCTGGAAAACCAAGCAGCAACAGGGGGAGCACTGTGCACAGCTTTATCCACACCTTGCTGATGGAAGGTGTTTGACACAGGAGCTCACCCAGCTGTAActtcccctctgcctcccagggctgcactttggagctgctctgtcacaTCAGCACTTCCTTCCCCCAGTGACAGCTTTAGCAGCTCTCTGCACCACAGCAAATTGGGCACAAGGTCACCACAAAGCTGAGGAAAGGATTTGTTCCACTCCcttgtgtgcagcagagcagcagaatcaGGGCATGAATCTggacctcagctgctcctcagctcagGAGGAACCCAAATCTGTCAGGCACACCAGCTGAGGATGGCACCAGCACAAGATCCCCAGCCCTCCTTGCTTGGAGCTCTTGCACAGTGTGACACTTTGAACCAACACCTGAAATCCCTACAAAGTGACTTCCAACTTCCCAgtgagaaagcagaaagaaagcagCACAAGCCCTACAAAActcctccttcctgcagcagcaaagatTAAATTAGCAAATGTGTTTGTGCCAGAAACCATTAATTCCATGCCCTAAGGCAGATCACACCATTATTTGTAAGAGCAAAGTGAGGACCCTATTTATTAGTGTTATATGAAGTTATTTTGCTGCTCCAAGGTAATTTAACTCACAAGAGCACAGTGGGATATCTGCCAGCAGATATTTGGAGCATCAAGCCAAGCACTACACAAATGTAAGGTTTGCTTCACATTACCAGTTTAACTGAGCAAGGTAAAAAGTGCCattcctcatcctgctgcagcaggaaccttcaaggaaaatgcagtttcagGAAGTTTCCTGTCCTGGAGGACACTGGCCCTGCTGAcccaggacacagctcaggTCTGCccctgcacaaagcagggaTGTTGCTGCTGtcactcacctgggacctgccATCACCACACCACAGGAAGAGGCACCACAATAAGGATAATTCAATACCATCTCCAAAACATTTTCTAGTCTCACAGCCATCTGTGCAAAACTCATTTAAACTCATCATTTTAATTGCAGACTGAGTTTGAAGTTTACTATCTTGTGCTCTTCTGCCCAAGAAACCCAGCAGGTCCCGATTCTTAGAAAGGAGATTTACTGTATAAACAGTCAAAAATTAAACATACTTTCAGCTAGTTTGGtctcaaattttttaaaagtgaaactTTAGTGCCAATATTAAGCTTCAAGGCAGCACAGACAATGTGTGTGGGGACAGAGCCTCAACATCCCAGAGGTGCCAgacatggagctgcagggaaaagcagtgcctggctctctgctcccatcccaggGCAACTCTGGGGCTGTGGAAATTACAATAATTACAAAGAATCTCAGTTATGGTGAGATTTTCTTCCACACCTCGAATGTTATCTGGATTTTAAATGAGAACTGTTAATTTTTGAGCCTTCCTTTGATAAATTGGTCACAGCACATGTAACAATTATCTTGAGCTGTCCAAATTCCAAAGGCTGTATTAAAGAGCCACACAAATATATTAAAGGAATTATCATTTTTACACTTAATAGTTTATACTTATTTTTCTGTACTACCACATTTATAGATGCTTCAGCCTGCCATCCACAGGTTCAGTTTATTGTTCTGGTCTCCAAGTGAGAATTCTTTGCAGGGTGACATTAAAATGATTTGAACACACTTCAGGTTTTCCTGCACAACCCAAAGTGGGCAAAGATTCAGCATCAAATACTCCAAAAAACTGCAGGATGCTGAATCCATCCCTATCTGGGTGCTCTCACTTCTGATGCTCAGCAGATCCTGAGAGCAAACTCCAGGTTAAAACATCAGAAATGTCATTTTACACAACCTGACCCTGCAGTTGTTCTGCAAGAGAATAAAACGTTGCCAGTGGAAGGATAATGAGTTCCAGCCCTTCCTGAGAGTCAGTCCTGGAGTgatctgtgcagagctgcaaggtcagagcacagggaaagcTTTTTCCACATGCAGGAGTTCATTAAGGGTCTTGCTGGCCTTGTAGCAGCTTGGAGGACATCAAGTATTACATTTCAGCCCATGGAGTCCAGATCTAATCTCACATCTTactccagctcagcagcctggggttTAACACAAAACACTTTGCCCAGCCTTATAAGGTTTGGAGTGGGAGCAAGTGTTCTGTAtcaaactgaaaagcaaagtaTTTAGACTTTATATATTTACTTTGTATACTCCCCATCTCATTTCCCTGTTGAAAAGTCTAAATAGTCTCCTAATTTTATTAAGGTTGTAAAACTCACAGTGATCCAGGAGCTTCTGCCAGCAAGTGGAGGAAGGATAAAAACTGAGTAGATAATGTTCCTTTTCACACCAAACTCAAGGTGTGAATTGCCAGATTGATGATAACTTTGCAAGTCTAAAAAAACAGGGCGAACAAATAGCAAGAAGAAAGTCCTAATAGCAAGATGAAGTGCAAAAAATTAACTCGGAAATCTTTCATGAAACCtacattttacaaaaaaaaaaaaaaaagcaatttagaaGAAGTGTTATTCATTtgcatccatttttttttataaagactGCTAAGTAAAATGACCTGTAGTAAGCACAGAGCTGCTTGCACAACAAGAGGAAAGCAGAGGCTGATTTCACCGAGTTTTTGCTGGTGTGAGTGGTGGCTCCCATCCCTGAGGATCAGCTGGGATCCAGGTCACAGCCACCCGAGGTGACTCAGAGCACTCTGACAAACACACGAGCCAAACCCACTCTCACCACACCCCAGTTTCACTGCcattaaaaaatcaaaagcaatcTGATCTAACTACAAGGAACAAACCTTTAAGACATCTTTGTAACTCGGTTTCCTTCCCTATCTGCATGTAATACTCTGaatgttctttaaaaagttaaataGTGATTCAAGAAATCTAAATTAAAGTGATTCATCTTCTTTCCCAACATCTACAATTGaacactgcagtgattttcagTCCAATGTGCACTGTCTTTTATCAAAAGGAGGTTTTGAAAGTTATTATTCACCCTCTAAACAATGCCCCTTTTGCTCTGAGGTACTTCACAAAGCTCAGCAATGTTGCATTTTCAGAAGTTTAAAGCACTATTTGTGTGCAATTGTTACTTCTTAACGGGAAGACAAAAAGAACTGAGGTCACTGTGCTCCACAAGTGATGTACCTCCAATAAAATCTTACACTTTTCAAccactaaaataatttcaatctCTTTTGCACAATTATGAACACCCTCCATGTTCCAGAACAGTGTATTAGGGGACACACTTGAAACTGTTTAGCATAATTTAGCACAGAAAATGCTA belongs to Oenanthe melanoleuca isolate GR-GAL-2019-014 chromosome 19, OMel1.0, whole genome shotgun sequence and includes:
- the VKORC1L1 gene encoding vitamin K epoxide reductase complex subunit 1-like protein 1; translated protein: MAAPVLLRVSVPRWERVARSAVCAAGILLSLYACHLEREKGRDSHYQALCDLSERVRCSAAITSRWGRGFGLLGSIFGKDSAINQSNSVFGLVFYILQMLLGMTASAVAALILMTSSIVSVVGSLYLAYILYFVLKEFCIVCVLTYLLNFILFIINYKRLVYLNEAWKRQLQPKQE